The following DNA comes from Miscanthus floridulus cultivar M001 chromosome 5, ASM1932011v1, whole genome shotgun sequence.
GTTCAGAGGCTTCTTCATTATTCTCTGCAGGTTCAGTTAGAACCCACAACCTCGTGGGGCATTCTTCGAAGGGATGTATATGGACCTTCCAAATACACTGGGCTTCTGCAAGCAACCAAAGATATTCTCAAAGAGGAAGGTTTACCGGTATCTGCTTTGCCTTGAACACTTCTTGGCTAATGCCATATTGAGCTATTGAGAAACAGACTAGTACAGATACTGTTGCTCTTGCACTTGCATGCCTCTATATAATAGGTTAAACTAAACAACATTGCACAGGATACTGGTACTGTTGCACTCTAACTGTGTCTTCTTACTAGGTAGAGTCCTGCCCTATAGTCTGGAATTGGAAGAATTCTGATTTTCCTTTTAGCAATCCATGTCTATTTGAGCTTTGTTTGGACAGAAATGTGTTTGGATTTTCCACAACTTCCAGTCTTTCACATTCCCATCTACTTGTTAGACACTGTCAGGTGGCTTTTCATCTAGACATGGACATATCGATATCTCACAACTCAATGAAGCTTGCTTGGCTCTCAACAAGAAAATCGTCTAAGTTGTGGCAGTAAAAATGGGGTCATGACTTATTTATGTTCTGATGTAGAATACCAATGTTTCCAAATAGTCTAATCGACCGTAGTCGCCATGACACCGACCAGGCCGACTAATCGTGACTAATTATGACTATGCCATGGCACCGATAAGGCTGACTAGTCACAGTTATTCGGATGACTTGATAACCTTGTAGAATACATACTCACCATGTCCTTATGTCACACCTATAATGATATTTACGTTTTACTCCTGAAATCAATGATGCTAAAACCATGATGTTATATTTTTGCCTGTAAAGGATATGTTAATATATCGCATGCAAAATAAGTGAGGTGTTACTCAAGAAGGAAAGAAAGCATAGCCGAGGTCACCGGTCACCCTATGCCACACTATAGCTTTGCATCCATCCAGTCTTTGTTCTGTTTCTTGCCtttcttgtgatctgtgataAGTGAGGTgtttcttgcctttctcactatTAGTATATTAATCTGTATATATGTTCTTACTATGCAAGATTGTTACATTTCAGGGATTTTGGAGAGGAAATGTACCAGCTCTGTTGATGTATATGCCATATACAGCTATACAATTCACTGTTCTACACAAACTAAAAACATTTGCTTCTGGTTCATCTAGAACAGGTATCTTGTCTGCATAAGGCACCCATACAACTTCATTTGTTGCTGTATACTGTATTAGTTGCAAGTTGCAACAGTCATTCCCCACACCTTATGATAAGGCTTGCAGTAGTTTTCTTTCTTCTAGTGACTGCGTTCTGTGGCAAAACATGCTAAATCTTATTACCTGCACATTATATCACTCGTGCCAGAACGTGTGCCACCATAGAGGAAAAAAGTACACCTAAGCTTAACCATGGTGCTCCTTTGACATTCAGTTGCTCCCATCACTTCAGTTTCAATGAATGTGCCATTTTTGTCATTCTAGGTGTTCTCAGGGATCCTATTTTcaattttttgttttcttctgACAAAATGGCAGTTACAGTTCCACTAAAACTGTTTTTTTTTCCAGTTCTGTCGTGTCATTCTCTTGGTTTGCCCCATATTCCACCTTTTGGATCTTTGACGATTTCTTTATTTATGTATGATTAAACCAGGGATTATTTTGTAGTACACAACTAACTTTGGAATTGTTGGCTCATGTATCAAACTGTTGACTTCCATAGTAGCAGTGTTTTGATGTGGTTGCATCCATTATAGAAGTTGACAATGCCATGACCATAACCTATTTTTACTTGAATGGCAGTTGTTCAGATCAGTGGTGTGCACAATTTGGTGTTAGTTGAATGATTTGAACATTTCCCCAATCTCTCCTCTTTATAACTGATGCTTTTTGAATATGGTACCTTCAAAGTTAGTTAGCTGTTGTAACTCATCTCACTGCCATATTAAAAAAATCATATATATTGTTTAAAATTAAAGAATTGTTATGAGTGTATGCATCTCTAAATCTTATTTGATCTATTGGTCTTTCTCTCTCTCAGAGGATCATTTGCATCTGAGCCCTTACTTATCCTATGTAAGTGGAGCTCTAGCAGGATGTGCAGCAACTCTAGGGTCATATCCATTTGACCTTCTGAGGACTATTCTTGCATCGCAGGGTGAACCAAAGGTAAGTCTGATATTACCTTTGGTCTACAAAActtaggtttttttttttttgtgtgtgtgtgtgtggaacaCTTGTGGCATGTTTTGTTGTGTGTAATTGATTGGAGTGATGAGGACTTTAGGGTTAGAGACAAGTGTGTGTTTGTGTGATTTCAACAGGAAGGGAATCGGGGAATTTGTAGGTCCAACACCCACTATTTCAAAATTCAAACCTATAGAGGGGTAGTAATTGGAAGGTTATTGCTGTCTGAAGATGAATGGATGCATCCCGACCCTTCATAATTACTTAAACAGCTAAACTAGTGTCTTATCAATTTCCCGTCCCCTTTGCCAAACAAGGTGCTGGGCTTTATATTGAACTTTCTACGCCCTGTCTCATGAATAAATCATAAACTTGTTCTTTAGTTATGACTCTGTTAGCTTGGTTTCGGAACTGCTCATATTCTTAAAGACCTGATGTTTTAATTTTGAGGCCGATGTAGTTCCTGGAGAATTTTTGTCCCGTCACTGCAAATATTTGAAAATATTATGTATTATTTTGCTTCTTATTAATGGATGCCATTATGCATGCAATTCTTTGTTGAGATTTTCTTCTACCATTTCAATGTCAATGTTTTCGGCACTTCTGATGCCACACAGGGTTTGCTGATTCAGAGAACTGTACTTTTCTCTGTAGGTTTACCCCAACATGAGGTCTGCATTTGTTGATATAATAAAAACTCGTGGTGTTCAAGGGCTTTATTCTGGTCTATCTCCAACTCTTGTTGAAATCATACCATATGCCGGTTTGCAGTTCGGTTCATACGACACTTTCAAACGCTCGATGATGGTAATGACATTAAACTCACAGTTTTTGCATATTGCATACTTATATAAGTAGAgttccttctttttttttttttttttttttttgcgaaagagAGTTCCTTCTATGTTGAATACATGCTTGTCAAGAATACCAAATACTTCTATGAATGCTGGTGAAATTTAGTCTTCCTGACTGTATTTTCTGCCATGCAGACATGGAACAGATATAAATATTCACATCTTAACTTTGGAAGCGAGGATGACTCAGTATCAAGTTTCCAGCTATTTCTTTGTGGGTTTGCAGCTGGGACATTTTCAAAGGCTGCATGCCACCCACTTGATGTTGTAAAGAAAAGGTTCCAGGTGATTTTCTTGTCTTGAAAGCAACTGATTCCTCCAGTTGCTTTGTGGTATTTAGATATAGGCAAATAACTTGATACTGCATAGCTTTGAGGCAGTCATTGTGGTTTATCATTCTATGGTTGTCTGTCTGTTGTAACTACTTAGGAGTATAAAGTCCTTTATATATAACATTAGCAGAGTCCTTTTCTATATGCACTCATGTACTGTATATTGCCCCCATGGGGCTATTATTCAACACAAGTGCTAAAAAATGACTCTACTAACATATACATAAAGGACTCTACTCGTAACACACACCATGGTCCACCAGGCCAGTTACCATTTCCTAATTAACTATAAAGGCAGCTGCAGGATATACCGTTTCTTTACTAAATTAATTAGGGATATACCGTTTCTTTACTAAAATAGTTAGTCCTTTCTGgcttaaaacaaaacaaaaacttttCATGCACCCTCCAAATTAGATAAACTCATTACTGGTATTTGGATCTTCTCTCTTGGTCATGCCAAACATTGCAACTTCAACTTTGACAAAGGATGAAGTTCGACCACTTTTTTTTTAATTGCTCGCGCGAATGTGTGTATGTTATAAACTATGGTCTTGTCCTTCAGTCATGTCACTATGTGAAATTTATTTGTATAGAATATCTGCACCCATTCAAGTTAATAATAGTAGTCTCTTTTGTTCACTGGGCATGTTTTGTGTCAGTATGTTTCTGCTGACTTACTGAAGACATTTATTTCCATACCGTTATATTTGCTTGTTGCCACTTGCCAGTATGACAGTATGTGGTATACTGGTATACCACTTCATTGAGGAATGAGTTGACCTTAGTGCCTCTTAGGCGCAAATGCCCATTTAGGTTGGCAATGAATTACTTGAGAATGAGTCATGGATCGTAATAGATTTCTTCATGCCTTATGTTATACTCTGTATTTATCTTGAGATTGCTAGCGATGGGATGATCAGGTTTCCTCGGTCATAATGCAGATTGAAGGACTAAAACGCCATCCAAGGTATGGAGCTCGAATTGAGAGCAGCACATACAAGGGCATGTACCATGCCTTAAAGGAGATTGTCGCAAAGGAGGGATTTGGAGGCCTTTATAAGGGCCTTTTCCCCTCTTTGGTGAAATCGGCCCCTGCTGGTGCTGTGACATTTGTGGCATATGAATACATCTCAGACTGGTTAGAGTCGATACTGATGTGAAAATCTTCAATGCAGTAATACTTTATCCCCATTTTTTTTTCTGTTGCTGTCTATATTCTTTCTCCATGCTGTTGTACACTTG
Coding sequences within:
- the LOC136453985 gene encoding mitochondrial thiamine diphosphate carrier 2 isoform X2; its protein translation is MGSGEEPSQVRRALVDSLAGAISGGISRTVTSPLDVIKIRFQVQLEPTTSWGILRRDVYGPSKYTGLLQATKDILKEEGLPGFWRGNVPALLMYMPYTAIQFTVLHKLKTFASGSSRTEDHLHLSPYLSYVSGALAGCAATLGSYPFDLLRTILASQGEPKVYPNMRSAFVDIIKTRGVQGLYSGLSPTLVEIIPYAGLQFGSYDTFKRSMMTWNRYKYSHLNFGSEDDSVSSFQLFLCGFAAGTFSKAACHPLDVVKKRFQIEGLKRHPRYGARIESSTYKGMYHALKEIVAKEGFGGLYKGLFPSLVKSAPAGAVTFVAYEYISDWIGSKAGVE
- the LOC136453985 gene encoding mitochondrial thiamine diphosphate carrier 2 isoform X1, which translates into the protein MGSGEEPSQVRRALVDSLAGAISGGISRTVTSPLDVIKIRFQVQLEPTTSWGILRRDVYGPSKYTGLLQATKDILKEEGLPGFWRGNVPALLMYMPYTAIQFTVLHKLKTFASGSSRTEDHLHLSPYLSYVSGALAGCAATLGSYPFDLLRTILASQGEPKVYPNMRSAFVDIIKTRGVQGLYSGLSPTLVEIIPYAGLQFGSYDTFKRSMMTWNRYKYSHLNFGSEDDSVSSFQLFLCGFAAGTFSKAACHPLDVVKKRFQIEGLKRHPRYGARIESSTYKGMYHALKEIVAKEGFGGLYKGLFPSLVKSAPAGAVTFVAYEYISDWLESILM